Genomic DNA from Alphaproteobacteria bacterium:
CTCGGTGAAATCGAAGCCCGAGCCCAGTTCCTCGAATTCGACGCCGTCGCCGACAACCGAACGGAACCGGTCGTCGCGAACTTCGACGGTCATGACGCCTCCTCGTTGAGCTCTTTGACCGACTTCTCGCCGACGTACCATTCCTCGGCCGTGATGTCCTGGAAAACCACCCAGATGGCCTCCTTGGGGATCTCGGTGACGTCGTTGATGGTGTCGACCACGCGGCGGCTGATCTCGTCCTTCTTGGCTTGGCTGTGGCCCTCGACGATGCGGATGTTGACGAACGGCATTTTTTCGCTCCCCTTGTCGTTGCCTGTATTGTTGGCCCGGATACTATCAAGTTTGCCGGAGGATCGTCACTCATGCCGCTCTTGGGTCAAGCCTTTCTCGCCATCTGGAACGACGTCACCCCGGGTTGGGACGACGAGTTCAACCTTTGGCACACCCGCGAGCACATCCCCGAACGGGTAGGCGTCGAGGGTTTTCTGCGCGGCCGCCGCGGCGTCGACTGGCAGGGCAAAGGGCAGCGCTATTTCATGCTTTACGAGGCCGAAGACCTCGAGGTCTTCCGTGGCCCCAGCTATTTGCAGCGCCTCAACAACCCCTCGCCCTGGACGCAGCAGGTCATGCCCGAGTTTCGAAATTTCGTTCGCGGTGCCTGCCGGCCGCTGGTCTCCGGGGGCCTCGGCCTGGGCGGCGCCATGGCGACCTTGCGCTTTGGCCAAGTCGCTGCCGGGACAAAACTGGTTCGCTTGGCCCCGGATATCCTCGACTTGCCCGGCATTACCGCCGTCCACATCGGAGAGGCCGAGGACGCTGTCACCAACCAGCCGACCAACGAACGCCAAATGCGCGAGGCCACCGACGACGACACTTTCGCCGCCCTGGTGATCATCGAGGGCCTGGGCCGGCGGGAATTGGAGGCACAATTGCCAACCATCCAGGCCGAGATGGCGGAACGGGCCGCCGAAGAGCCCGAGGTCGGAATTTACGAAACGGCGTTCGTTCTCGATAGCGACTAACGGCGGTAGCTCACCAGCTCGATGGTCGTACCCCAGGGCGCGCGGGTGTAGCGGTAGCGATCATCCGGCCCGCAGTCCGGATCGGGCATGCGGTGCGGCCCGCTCATCAGCTCGCCGCCGTTTTCCTCGATGCGCCGGCAGGCACCATCCATGTCGTCGACGAAAATGGCCAGGTGCTGCAGGCCGAAATCGCTGGGGCTGAGCGGCGGCGCCTGCTCGGGCGCCCAATATTCGAAAAGTTCGATGCGCGGCCCTTCGGGCAATCGCAGCATGCGGGCCGCCCGCATCTCGGCGCCTGACGGCAGGCCGAGGCTTTGTTCGACCCTCTCGCCCTTGGCCGGCTTGGCGCTCTTGGCCCACACTTCCTGCTCGGTCTCGGCTGCGAAGACGGCGGCGAAATATTCCGTTGCCGCCTCCAGGTCGGGCACCGTGATGCCGACGTGGTC
This window encodes:
- a CDS encoding tautomerase family protein, translated to MPFVNIRIVEGHSQAKKDEISRRVVDTINDVTEIPKEAIWVVFQDITAEEWYVGEKSVKELNEEAS
- a CDS encoding VOC family protein, giving the protein MTEGTRGIDHVGITVPDLEAATEYFAAVFAAETEQEVWAKSAKPAKGERVEQSLGLPSGAEMRAARMLRLPEGPRIELFEYWAPEQAPPLSPSDFGLQHLAIFVDDMDGACRRIEENGGELMSGPHRMPDPDCGPDDRYRYTRAPWGTTIELVSYRR